From Vitis vinifera cultivar Pinot Noir 40024 chromosome 3, ASM3070453v1, the proteins below share one genomic window:
- the LOC100262408 gene encoding tRNA-dihydrouridine(47) synthase [NAD(P)(+)]-like isoform X1: MDGSSVALVEEAKATERAEKTPGELVAKAIVPVKREFLRPPPLRPCNDVASDSKYTPSTFVKEKKSKRQLKRERRQEQKSALNICSEIAKTGNVNACPYNEKCRFSHDLEAYKAQKPDDLEGSCPFTSAEGACPYGLACRFSGTHKDGVAAGNLNLHKKNSEINGLNKDVQKLLWKNKIRFPKADAKLKLLGLLGKANSKIKTFEDKGEGDLKVSNGTHATNDNSCGELVIDSDNKVEGSPKMPEEDDVEGFATDEPRPTKKIKSATNEECCTGNADNGASVQEKDLGKSCAQIEPESATDNIFSESDGSLKLHPREKKLIDFREKLYLAPLTTVGNLPFRRVCKMLGADVTCGEMAMCTNLLQGQASEWALLRRHSAEDLFGVQICGAYPDTVARTVELIDQECEVDFIDINMGCPIDIVVNKGAGSALLTKPMRMKNIIEAASGIVDKPITVKVRTGFLEGRNRVDSLIADIGQWGANVVTIHGRSRQQRYSKLADWEYIYQCARKAPEALQVLGNGDIFSYLDWNKHKSGCPELSTCMIARGALVKPWIFTEIKEQRHWDISSGERLNILKDYVRCGLEHWGSDTKGVETTRHFMLEWLSYTYRYVPVGLLDVIPQQLNWRPPSYFGRDDLETLMASDSAADWVCNCLLFWLINNIVNLPNRTLAIDQPYFSLVIILLQIRISEMLLGKVPPGFTFAPKHKSNAYDRAENG; this comes from the exons ATGGACGGGTCGTCGGTAGCGCTCGTCGAAGAAGCGAAGGCTACAGAGAGAGCGGAGAAAACACCAGGAGAACTTGTCGCCAAGGCCATCGTTCCTGTGAAGAGAGAGTTCCTTCGTCCTCCGCCTCTCAGGCCTTGTAACGACGTTGCTTCGGACTCCAAGTACACTCCTTCAACCTTCGTTAAGGAGAAGAAATCCAAACGCCAGCTCAAACGAGAACGCCGCCAG GAGCAAAAATCAGCCCTAAATATCTGTTCCGAGATTGCTAAGACAGGCAATGTTAATGCATGTCCTTATAATGAAAAGTGCCGCTTCAGCCATGACTTGGAAGCCTACAAGGCTCAG AAACCAGATGATTTAGAGGGAAGCTGTCCCTTCACAAGTGCTGAAGGAGCATGCCCTTATGGTTTGGCTTGTAGATTTTCTGGTACCCATAAAGATGGTGTTGCTGCTGGAAATTTGAATCTTCATAAGAAAAACTCTGAAATTAATGGACTGAACAAAGATGTTCAGAAGCTTTTGTGGAAAAACAAGATAAGGTTCCCCAAGGCAGATGCTAAACTCAAACTTCTTGGTCTTCTG GGGAAGgccaattcaaaaattaaaacattcgAAGATAAAGGGGAAGGTGATCTGAAAGTTTCAAATGGTACTCATGCTACTAATGATAATAGTTGTGGTGAATTGGTCATTGACTCAGATAATAAAGTAGAGGGCTCTCCAAAAATGCCAGAAGAGGATGATGTTGAGGGATTTGCAACTGATGAACCTAGACCCacgaagaaaataaaatctgcAACTAATGAGGAGTGTTGCACTGGAAATGCAGATAATG GTGCATCTGTCCAGGAGAAAGATTTAGGGAAAAGCTGTGCCCAAATTGAACCAGAGTCAGCAACTGATAATATTTTTTCTGAAAGTGATGGTAGTCTAAAATTGCACCCACGTGAGAAGAAGCTTATTGATTTTAGAGAAAAGTTGTATCTTGCACCTCTAACCACTGTTGGGAATCTTCCTTTCCGAAGGGTTTGCAAGATGTTGGGAGCGGATGTAACATGTGGGGAAATGGCAATGTGCACAAATCTCTTGcag GGTCAAGCTTCAGAATGGGCACTGCTGAGGCGACATTCAGCAGAGGATTTGTTTGGCGTACAGATATGTGGGGCATATCCTGATACTGTGGCACGTACTGTTGAACTCATAGACCAGGAGTGTGAAGTGGACTTCATTGATATAAACATGGGCTGCCCAATAGATATTGTCGTTAACAAGGGTGCTGGGTCAGCTCTTCTTACAAAGCCAATGCGAATGAAAAACATTATAGAAGCAGCTTCTGGCATAGTGGACAAACCTATAACTGTCAAG GTGCGAACAGGTTTTTTAGAAGGGCGAAATCGAGTTGATTCATTAATTGCAGATATTGGCCAATGGGGAGCCAATGTGGTAACCATACATGGTCGTTCACGTCAGCAACGCTATAGCAAGCTTGCTGATTGGGAGTACATATATCAGTGTGCGAGAAAAGCCCCTGAAGCTCTGCAAGTCCTGGGAAATGGGGAcatcttttcatatttagacTGGAACAAGCACAAGTCAGGCTGTCCTGAGCTTTCTACATGCATGATTGCTCGAGGGGCTTTAGTTAAG CCTTGGATATTTACCGAAATCAAGGAACAGAGACACTGGGATATCAGTTCTGGGGAAAGgttaaatattttgaaggaTTATGTTCGGTGTGGCCTTGAACATTGGGGTTCTGACACAAAAG GAGTTGAGACGACGAGGCATTTCATGCTGGAATGGCTTAGCTACACATACAGATACGTCCCTGTTGGTCTGTTAGATGTTATCCCACAACAGCTGAACTGGCGGCCACCCTCCTACTTTGGCCGCGATGACCTTGAGACTCTAATGGCCTCTGATTCTGCAGCTGACTGGGTATGCAATTGCCTCTTATTCTGGCTGATCAACAATATAGTTAACCTCCCTAACAGAACTCTCGCAATTGACCAACCTTATTTTTCACTCGTCATAATTCTTCTGCAGATTCGAATCTCTGAGATGTTGCTTGGCAAGGTTCCTCCAGGCTTCACATTTGCACCAAAGCACAAATCCAATGCTTATGACAGAGCAGAAAACGGTTAA
- the LOC100262408 gene encoding tRNA-dihydrouridine(47) synthase [NAD(P)(+)]-like isoform X2 yields the protein MDGSSVALVEEAKATERAEKTPGELVAKAIVPVKREFLRPPPLRPCNDVASDSKYTPSTFVKEKKSKRQLKRERRQEQKSALNICSEIAKTGNVNACPYNEKCRFSHDLEAYKAQKPDDLEGSCPFTSAEGACPYGLACRFSGTHKDGVAAGNLNLHKKNSEINGLNKDVQKLLWKNKIRFPKADAKLKLLGLLGKANSKIKTFEDKGEGDLKVSNGTHATNDNSCGELVIDSDNKVEGSPKMPEEDDVEGFATDEPRPTKKIKSATNEECCTGNADNGASVQEKDLGKSCAQIEPESATDNIFSESDGSLKLHPREKKLIDFREKLYLAPLTTVGNLPFRRVCKMLGADVTCGEMAMCTNLLQGQASEWALLRRHSAEDLFGVQICGAYPDTVARTVELIDQECEVDFIDINMGCPIDIVVNKGAGSALLTKPMRMKNIIEAASGIVDKPITVKVRTGFLEGRNRVDSLIADIGQWGANVVTIHGRSRQQRYSKLADWEYIYQCARKAPEALQVLGNGDIFSYLDWNKHKSGCPELSTCMIARGALVKPWIFTEIKEQRHWDISSGERLNILKDYVRCGLEHWGSDTKGVETTRHFMLEWLSYTYRYVPVGLLDVIPQQLNWRPPSYFGRDDLETLMASDSAADWIRISEMLLGKVPPGFTFAPKHKSNAYDRAENG from the exons ATGGACGGGTCGTCGGTAGCGCTCGTCGAAGAAGCGAAGGCTACAGAGAGAGCGGAGAAAACACCAGGAGAACTTGTCGCCAAGGCCATCGTTCCTGTGAAGAGAGAGTTCCTTCGTCCTCCGCCTCTCAGGCCTTGTAACGACGTTGCTTCGGACTCCAAGTACACTCCTTCAACCTTCGTTAAGGAGAAGAAATCCAAACGCCAGCTCAAACGAGAACGCCGCCAG GAGCAAAAATCAGCCCTAAATATCTGTTCCGAGATTGCTAAGACAGGCAATGTTAATGCATGTCCTTATAATGAAAAGTGCCGCTTCAGCCATGACTTGGAAGCCTACAAGGCTCAG AAACCAGATGATTTAGAGGGAAGCTGTCCCTTCACAAGTGCTGAAGGAGCATGCCCTTATGGTTTGGCTTGTAGATTTTCTGGTACCCATAAAGATGGTGTTGCTGCTGGAAATTTGAATCTTCATAAGAAAAACTCTGAAATTAATGGACTGAACAAAGATGTTCAGAAGCTTTTGTGGAAAAACAAGATAAGGTTCCCCAAGGCAGATGCTAAACTCAAACTTCTTGGTCTTCTG GGGAAGgccaattcaaaaattaaaacattcgAAGATAAAGGGGAAGGTGATCTGAAAGTTTCAAATGGTACTCATGCTACTAATGATAATAGTTGTGGTGAATTGGTCATTGACTCAGATAATAAAGTAGAGGGCTCTCCAAAAATGCCAGAAGAGGATGATGTTGAGGGATTTGCAACTGATGAACCTAGACCCacgaagaaaataaaatctgcAACTAATGAGGAGTGTTGCACTGGAAATGCAGATAATG GTGCATCTGTCCAGGAGAAAGATTTAGGGAAAAGCTGTGCCCAAATTGAACCAGAGTCAGCAACTGATAATATTTTTTCTGAAAGTGATGGTAGTCTAAAATTGCACCCACGTGAGAAGAAGCTTATTGATTTTAGAGAAAAGTTGTATCTTGCACCTCTAACCACTGTTGGGAATCTTCCTTTCCGAAGGGTTTGCAAGATGTTGGGAGCGGATGTAACATGTGGGGAAATGGCAATGTGCACAAATCTCTTGcag GGTCAAGCTTCAGAATGGGCACTGCTGAGGCGACATTCAGCAGAGGATTTGTTTGGCGTACAGATATGTGGGGCATATCCTGATACTGTGGCACGTACTGTTGAACTCATAGACCAGGAGTGTGAAGTGGACTTCATTGATATAAACATGGGCTGCCCAATAGATATTGTCGTTAACAAGGGTGCTGGGTCAGCTCTTCTTACAAAGCCAATGCGAATGAAAAACATTATAGAAGCAGCTTCTGGCATAGTGGACAAACCTATAACTGTCAAG GTGCGAACAGGTTTTTTAGAAGGGCGAAATCGAGTTGATTCATTAATTGCAGATATTGGCCAATGGGGAGCCAATGTGGTAACCATACATGGTCGTTCACGTCAGCAACGCTATAGCAAGCTTGCTGATTGGGAGTACATATATCAGTGTGCGAGAAAAGCCCCTGAAGCTCTGCAAGTCCTGGGAAATGGGGAcatcttttcatatttagacTGGAACAAGCACAAGTCAGGCTGTCCTGAGCTTTCTACATGCATGATTGCTCGAGGGGCTTTAGTTAAG CCTTGGATATTTACCGAAATCAAGGAACAGAGACACTGGGATATCAGTTCTGGGGAAAGgttaaatattttgaaggaTTATGTTCGGTGTGGCCTTGAACATTGGGGTTCTGACACAAAAG GAGTTGAGACGACGAGGCATTTCATGCTGGAATGGCTTAGCTACACATACAGATACGTCCCTGTTGGTCTGTTAGATGTTATCCCACAACAGCTGAACTGGCGGCCACCCTCCTACTTTGGCCGCGATGACCTTGAGACTCTAATGGCCTCTGATTCTGCAGCTGACTGG ATTCGAATCTCTGAGATGTTGCTTGGCAAGGTTCCTCCAGGCTTCACATTTGCACCAAAGCACAAATCCAATGCTTATGACAGAGCAGAAAACGGTTAA
- the LOC100250446 gene encoding amidophosphoribosyltransferase, chloroplastic: MAASSNFSSISRSGEKPYSLSVNPSKAPVCFSPKTLQKPSFVHRPSSCQPLSQAHKPAVVLSSKNPIAGVVSAGNADPDSGFVLSDHDEKPREECGVVGIYGDPEASRLCYLALHALQHRGQEGAGIVTVNNNVLQSITGVGLVSDVFNQSKLEQLPGDSAIGHVRYSTAGSSMLKNVQPFVAGYRFGSVGVAHNGNLVNYRALRAKLEDSGSIFNTSSDTEVVLHLIAISKARPFFLRIVDACEQLQGAYSMVFLTEDKLVAVRDPYGFRPLVMGRRSNGAVVFASETCALDLIEATYEREVYPGEVLVVDKDGVQSLCLMPHPEPKKCIFEHIYFSMPNSVVFGKSVYESRRAFGEILATEAPVDCDVVIAVPDSGVVAALGFAAKAGVAFQQGLIRSHYVGRTFIEPSQKIRDFGVKLKLSPVRAVLEGKRVVVVDDSIVRGTTSSKIVRLIKESGAKEVHMRIASPPIIASCYYGVDTPSPEELISNRMSVEEIREFIGCDSLAFLPINSMKKLYDEEAPNYCYACFTGNYPVLPTELKVKRVGDFVDDGLNGSIESIDGGWVQASRNQVAQKVASSS; encoded by the coding sequence ATGGCAGCTTCAAGCAATTTCAGTTCTATCTCACGCTCTGGTGAAAAACCCTATTCTCTGTCTGTCAACCCTTCTAAGGCCCCTGTCTGTTTTAGTCCTAAAACCCTTCAAAAACCATCCTTTGTTCACAGACCCTCATCCTGTCAGCCCCTTTCTCAAGCCCACAAACCCGCTGTGGTTTTATCCTCGAAAAATCCCATTGCCGGTGTTGTATCTGCAGGTAACGCTGACCCAGATAGCGGTTTTGTTCTGTCCGATCACGACGAGAAGCCCCGGGAAGAATGCGGGGTCGTCGGTATCTATGGCGACCCCGAAGCCTCCAGGCTCTGTTATCTCGCTCTCCACGCCCTCCAGCATCGCGGCCAGGAAGGCGCCGGGATTGTCACCGTCAACAACAACGTTCTTCAGTCGATTACCGGCGTTGGACTCGTCTCGGATGTGTTCAACCAGTCTAAACTGGAGCAGTTGCCTGGAGACTCTGCTATAGGGCATGTGCGTTACTCGACTGCTGGTTCCTCCATGCTCAAGAACGTCCAGCCCTTTGTTGCCGGGTACCGATTCGGGTCGGTTGGGGTTGCCCACAACGGTAATTTGGTGAATTATCGGGCGCTTCGGGCGAAGCTGGAAGATAGCGGGTCGATTTTTAATACTAGTTCTGATACCGAGGTGGTTCTCCACCTTATTGCGATTTCAAAGGCCAGGCCTTTCTTTTTGAGGATTGTTGATGCTTGTGAGCAGCTTCAGGGGGCATATTCTATGGTGTTTTTGACCGAGGACAAGCTGGTTGCTGTGCGAGACCCCTATGGGTTTAGGCCATTGGTCATGGGGAGGAGGAGTAATGGCGCTGTGGTGTTTGCCTCAGAGACTTGTGCCCTTGACTTGATCGAAGCTACATATGAGAGGGAAGTGTATCCAGGCGAAGTGTTAGTGGTGGATAAAGATGGGGTTCAGTCCCTTTGTTTGATGCCCCACCCTGAACCGAAGAAATGTATATTTGAGCATATCTACTTCTCCATGCCCAATTCGGTTGTTTTTGGTAAGTCGGTTTATGAATCTCGGCGGGCATTCGGGGAAATTCTTGCCACAGAAGCTCCGGTTGATTGCGATGTTGTGATAGCAGTGCCGGATTCAGGGGTGGTGGCTGCATTAGGTTTTGCAGCCAAAGCAGGGGTGGCCTTTCAGCAGGGGCTGATAAGGTCACACTATGTTGGAAGGACTTTCATTGAGCCATCACAAAAGATTAGGGACTTTGGAGTGAAGCTCAAACTCTCTCCGGTCCGAGCCGTATTGGAAGGGAAGAGGGTTGTGGTGGTGGATGACTCAATTGTGAGGGGCACCACTTCTTCGAAAATTGTTAGGTTGATTAAGGAGTCAGGGGCTAAAGAAGTTCATATGAGGATTGCGAGCCCCCCAATTATTGCATCTTGTTATTATGGAGTGGACACACCGAGTCCAGAGGAATTGATATCCAATAGGATGAGTGTGGAGGAGATCAGGGAGTTTATCGGATGTGATTCGCTTGCTTTTCTGCCAATCAACAGCATGAAGAAGTTGTATGATGAGGAAGCTCCAAATTATTGTTATGCTTGTTTCACTGGAAACTACCCAGTGCTACCTACAGAGCTTAAAGTGAAAAGGGTTGGTGATTTTGTGGATGATGGGTTGAATGGTAGTATAGAATCCATTGATGGGGGTTGGGTTCAAGCATCTAGGAATCAGGTGGCTCAGAAGGTGGCTAGCAGTTCCTGA